TTATTTTTATCCATATTAATAGCTGCTCCATTGGCTGCAATAGCAGGTTATTTCTATGGGAAAATGTTAAATAGGATTAAAGGGGAAGAGATGACTGTTGGAAATTATATTGGATTTTCTGTAGTTTCGGGTATGTGTATATTTTGGTTAATAGCACCTTTTTCTAGTCCAGAACTTATATGGGCTTATGGAGGTAATGGTCTTCGAGTTACTGTATCTTTAGAGTCATCAATTGCTCATGTATTAAATAATTTTTTAGCTTTTAATATAGGAAATGTTACTATTCCAACAGGATTGTTACTATGTTTTGCTTTATTTGCTTTTATAGTATGGATATATGGGAGGAGCAATAAAGGATTATCAATGATAGTGGCTGGAAGTAATCCCAATTTTGCTATGTCAAATGGTATAGATGTAGACAAGCAGAGAATTAAAGGTACTGTTATATCCACAGTTTTAGCTGCAATAGGGATTATCATATATAGTCAAGCTTTTGGATTTCTACAATTATATAATGCTCCATTATATTCTGCAATGCCTGCAGCTGCAGCTATATTAATAGGTGGTGCAACTTTGAAAAAAGCCAATATAGTACATGTAATAGTGGGAACACTCCTTTTTCAGTCTTTGTTAGTAGTAGCATTACCTGTAGTGAATGTAATTGCAGAAGGTAGTATGTCTGAAGTAATAAGGACAATTGTAAGTAATGGTATTATTCTATATGCATTGACTCGGGAGGAAGGTGAAACAGCATGATAGTACCAATTATATTCTTAATATTATGTATTGTAGGGTCCTTTTTTACAGGACTTCCTGCTAGCTTTTTAGTAAATGAAATGATAATACGTTTAGCAAGAAACTTAATATTAGTATTGTCATTAATTTTTCCTGTAATTACTGGATTGGGATTAAATTTTGCAATAACTTTGGGAGCTATGGCAGGACAAATTGCATTGATCATTATAACTAATTTTTCAATAGGTGGTCCAGGAGGATTTTTCTTAAGCCTCTTAATTTCAACGCCTTTTGCTATATTGTTTGGATTTCTTGTAGGAAAAATATTAAATAAAGCAGTAGGAAAAGAAATGATAACTAGTATGGTTCTAGGGTTTTTTGCAAATGGAATTTATCAACTTGTATTCCTCTTATTTGCTGGTACAATTTTTCCAATAAGAAATGATACTTTGTTATTGCCTTCTGGTATAGGTATAAAAAATACTGTGGATTTAGCTAGTATTAAATATTCTTTAGATCATTTAATTCCTTTTGATAAAATTAAATTGCCAATATTTCAAAAATTGGCTGAATATCCAATAGCTACTTTTTTACTTATATTGTTGTTATTCTTATTGATGGGATATTTACTTAAGACAAAGTTAGGGCAGGACATGAGAGCAGTTGGGCAAGATCCAGAAGTAGCGAGGATTTCAGGTATTAATGTAGAAAAGACTAAAATAATATCTGTAATCATTTCTACAGTACTAGCTGCATGGGGTCAAATAGTATTTTTACAAAATATTGGAACTATGCAAACTTATGGCAGCCATTCTCAAGTAGGACTATTTGCAGTGGCTTCTTTATTAGTTGGAGGTGCTACTGTAGATAAAGCTTCTTGGAAAGAAGCTTTGATTGGTACATTTTTATTCCATTTCTTGTTTGTAATATCACCGTTAGCAGGTCAAAATCTATTTGGCAATGCTCAAATAGGTGAATACTTTAGAGTATTTGTAGCATATGGAGTTATAGGTTTAGCATTAGTACTTCATGCTTGGGAAAAGGATAAGGCGAAAATTACCCTTAGTGATATAGATTAATATTTATTCTTGTTAATTTAGAAAAACTCATTTCTATTATAGAAATGAGTTTTTTCAAGTTAAATCGTATTTTTTGTCTTTTAATTATAAAAGTAGATGATATAATATATTTAGAGACTCTAAACAAGTGAGGGTGATTAAATGAAAAAACGGAACAAAAAAGAAATGATACTAAATGGAAATATGTACAATACATTGATTTTACTATCTATACCTATTATGATAAACAATTTAATTCAAACTCTCTATAATCTAGCAGATGGAATTTGGGTAAGTAAATTAGGTTCAGTTCAATTTGCTGCTACATCTTTTGTGTGGCCAGTAAATTTTTTGTTTATTTCTATAGGTTTTGGATTATCTATTGCTGGAACCTCCATATTATCCCAGTTAATAGGAGGAGATAAATATGAAGATGCAAATAGATATGCTGAGCAAATAGTAGTTATATCCATGTTGATTTCCATTATATTTGCAGCAATTGGATATTTATTAAGCCCTTATCTAATAAAGATTATGGGAGCAAAAGGAGATTTAGCAAAATATAGTAATATATATTTAAGGATAACCTTTTTGGATATGCCTTTTATGTTTTTATTTTTTAATTTTAACTCTATAATGACTGCTCAAGGGAATACTTTGATTCCTACTATATTAAGTGGAATTAGTGCGTTGCTTAATGCTATATTAGATCCAATATTTATATTTACATTGGATATGGGTATAGCAGGAGCAGCTATTGCTACTCTTTTATCACGAGTTGTGTTAGCTATAGCAGGGATGATAGTATTATATAAATTTGAAACTATTATAAGACCAAGTTTTAAAGAATTTAAATTTGAGAGGGAGAAAATTTTTAAGATTATAGACGTAGCTTTACCATCCTCTATAGGACAATCGGGTTCTGCTTTAGGTTTTATGGTGCTAAATGGTTTTATTGCTTCCTATGGTACTTCCACTATGGCAGCTTATGGAATGGTAAATAGAATTACATCATTGGTAATGCAGCCAGCATCGGGTATTGGTGCAGCTTTAACATCTATAGTAGGTCAAAATATTGGAGCTAATCAAATGGATAGAGTAAAAGAAGCTTTTAGAAAAGCACTAGTTTTTACGGTTACATTAGGAATTATTGGTTGTATGTTTATGCTTTGGAAAGACAAAGGAATAATTAACTTTTTTATGCGTTCTAAAGACGATTTAGAGGTTATAAATCAAGGGATTGAATATTTGAGATATAGTGCTCTTTTTACACCTTTAATGGGAGTGTTTAGTGTACTTCAAGGTTTATTTCAAGGTGCGGGGCATACTAAATATTCCATGTCAATGGAAATAGGAAGACTTTGGTTTGTAAGGCTGCCTATGATTCTCATATTTAAGCATTTTACTAATATTGGACCAACAGGAATATGGATTTCCATGAGTGTTAGTAATTTAATAGTGTGTATATATGGGTATTTAATTTATAGAAAGGATACTTGGCAGCAAAGAGTAGTAGATATGGAAACTACCGTATAAATATGAGATAAATCCCTATTTAATATTATATGATAGAAATTACATAAATATTAGAAGCTTTTATATACTAAATATGATAGGATCCTATATAGAGTTAATTATTAGAAGAGGTGTATTTAATGATAGAATTAGGAAAGATGCAAACTTTAGAAGTAAAAAATATTACTTCAGTAGGGGTATTTTTAAATACCAAAGATAGTCAAAAAAAGGATAAGGATGTACTGTTACCTAAAAAGGAAGTACCAGAAGGAACTAAAGTAGGCGATGAAATAGAGGTATTCATATATAGGGATTTTAAAGAAAGAATTATTGCTACCACTAGAAGACCAAAGGTAATATTAGGAGAAGTAGGGCTTTTGGAAGTGGTGGATATAACAAGTATAGGTGCTTTCTTAGATTGGGGATTGGAAAAGGATTTGTTTTTACCTTTTAAGGAACAAACTACAAAATTGGAAAAGGGTAGAAAATATCCAATAGGTCTTTATATAGATAAGAGTAATAGATTGTGTGGTACTATGAAAATAAGGGATTTCTTAAGCAGTGATTCCCCTTATAAAGAAAATGATTGGGTAAAAGGAGTTATTTATAGTATTAATGATAAGTTTGGAGCGTTTGTAGCAGTGGATAATAAATATGAAGGATTAATACCTAAAAAGGAATTAATAGGGGTATATGCAATAGGAGATATAGTGGATGTAAGGGTTACAAATGTAAAAGATGATGGGAAACTAGATCTTAGTCTCAGAGACAAATTTTATATAGAAATAGAAGAAGATGCAGAAATTATTTTAAATAAAGCAATGGAAAAGGGAGGAATATTGTATTTAAACGATTATAGTAGCCCAAAGGAAATACGCAAAGAATTAAATATGAGCAAATCTGCATTTAAAAGAGCCTTAGGAAGGCTACTTAAAGAAGAAAAGGTGGAATTTATTAAAGGTGGAATAAAGGTAAAATAATTGAAAAATTCTATTTATTTAAATGATTACTTAGAAAAATTGTTGAAACTGAAGTTGAAAGCCGTGCTCCATTAAGGATGATGCTTTTGTGCATAAATTAGGTGGACTAGATAATAAAAAACTACATGAAGAAGGGATATATTAGGCATGTATAATATATCCCTTCTTGTGTTTTTAATATTACAAAAAAATATTTCGTGTATCTAAACACTTTATTATTTAATCTATTGATGATATAATATTGTAGACTAATAAATAATTAAGGTGGGCTATGCATGAAAAAACCAGATAGAAAAGAATTGATTTTAAATGGCAATATGTATAAGGTAATAATTACATTATCATT
This portion of the Keratinibaculum paraultunense genome encodes:
- a CDS encoding ABC transporter permease subunit, giving the protein MKEFIKKVGFPRFIITVFLIALIVLAVYLNIPLSGLLTDMLVRFGMNAILVLAMIPGIQSGIGLNFNLPLGIIFGLIGALISIEFKLSGFLGLFLSILIAAPLAAIAGYFYGKMLNRIKGEEMTVGNYIGFSVVSGMCIFWLIAPFSSPELIWAYGGNGLRVTVSLESSIAHVLNNFLAFNIGNVTIPTGLLLCFALFAFIVWIYGRSNKGLSMIVAGSNPNFAMSNGIDVDKQRIKGTVISTVLAAIGIIIYSQAFGFLQLYNAPLYSAMPAAAAILIGGATLKKANIVHVIVGTLLFQSLLVVALPVVNVIAEGSMSEVIRTIVSNGIILYALTREEGETA
- a CDS encoding ABC transporter permease subunit — encoded protein: MIVPIIFLILCIVGSFFTGLPASFLVNEMIIRLARNLILVLSLIFPVITGLGLNFAITLGAMAGQIALIIITNFSIGGPGGFFLSLLISTPFAILFGFLVGKILNKAVGKEMITSMVLGFFANGIYQLVFLLFAGTIFPIRNDTLLLPSGIGIKNTVDLASIKYSLDHLIPFDKIKLPIFQKLAEYPIATFLLILLLFLLMGYLLKTKLGQDMRAVGQDPEVARISGINVEKTKIISVIISTVLAAWGQIVFLQNIGTMQTYGSHSQVGLFAVASLLVGGATVDKASWKEALIGTFLFHFLFVISPLAGQNLFGNAQIGEYFRVFVAYGVIGLALVLHAWEKDKAKITLSDID
- a CDS encoding MATE family efflux transporter; translated protein: MKKRNKKEMILNGNMYNTLILLSIPIMINNLIQTLYNLADGIWVSKLGSVQFAATSFVWPVNFLFISIGFGLSIAGTSILSQLIGGDKYEDANRYAEQIVVISMLISIIFAAIGYLLSPYLIKIMGAKGDLAKYSNIYLRITFLDMPFMFLFFNFNSIMTAQGNTLIPTILSGISALLNAILDPIFIFTLDMGIAGAAIATLLSRVVLAIAGMIVLYKFETIIRPSFKEFKFEREKIFKIIDVALPSSIGQSGSALGFMVLNGFIASYGTSTMAAYGMVNRITSLVMQPASGIGAALTSIVGQNIGANQMDRVKEAFRKALVFTVTLGIIGCMFMLWKDKGIINFFMRSKDDLEVINQGIEYLRYSALFTPLMGVFSVLQGLFQGAGHTKYSMSMEIGRLWFVRLPMILIFKHFTNIGPTGIWISMSVSNLIVCIYGYLIYRKDTWQQRVVDMETTV
- a CDS encoding S1 RNA-binding domain-containing protein yields the protein MIELGKMQTLEVKNITSVGVFLNTKDSQKKDKDVLLPKKEVPEGTKVGDEIEVFIYRDFKERIIATTRRPKVILGEVGLLEVVDITSIGAFLDWGLEKDLFLPFKEQTTKLEKGRKYPIGLYIDKSNRLCGTMKIRDFLSSDSPYKENDWVKGVIYSINDKFGAFVAVDNKYEGLIPKKELIGVYAIGDIVDVRVTNVKDDGKLDLSLRDKFYIEIEEDAEIILNKAMEKGGILYLNDYSSPKEIRKELNMSKSAFKRALGRLLKEEKVEFIKGGIKVK